Proteins co-encoded in one Cupriavidus metallidurans CH34 genomic window:
- the pilV gene encoding type IV pilus modification protein PilV, whose protein sequence is MNRMNRTQQSRPQRPGIGLASQRGATMIEVLVSVVILLIALLGTAGLIARSGQSEMESYQRAQALTLLKDMVARINANRQAAPCYASGSTMTVMGNATVAPPVCTGVSNAQLGTATADLAAWSTALQGSAESSSSGTAVGAMIGALGCIESIDATNQIYRVTVAWQGLAQTVTSSLPCGAGSFGNDANRRAISVTVRIGVLS, encoded by the coding sequence CCCCAGCGCCCGGGAATCGGGCTGGCATCGCAGCGTGGCGCCACCATGATCGAGGTGCTGGTCTCCGTCGTGATCCTGCTGATCGCGCTGCTCGGCACAGCCGGGCTGATCGCGCGCTCGGGACAGAGCGAGATGGAGTCCTACCAGCGCGCGCAGGCACTCACGCTGCTGAAAGACATGGTGGCGCGCATCAACGCCAACCGTCAGGCTGCCCCCTGCTATGCCAGCGGCAGCACCATGACCGTGATGGGTAACGCCACAGTCGCGCCACCGGTGTGCACGGGCGTGAGCAATGCCCAGTTGGGCACGGCGACGGCCGATCTCGCCGCATGGAGCACCGCGCTGCAGGGTAGCGCCGAGAGCAGCAGCAGCGGCACGGCGGTCGGTGCCATGATCGGCGCGCTTGGCTGTATCGAATCGATCGATGCCACCAACCAGATCTACCGCGTCACGGTGGCATGGCAGGGGCTGGCGCAAACCGTGACCTCCTCGTTGCCATGCGGTGCGGGCTCGTTCGGCAACGACGCGAACCGCCGCGCCATCAGCGTCACGGTCCGCATCGGAGTCCTGTCATGA
- a CDS encoding PilW family protein, giving the protein MTRAHHAAVLHLRSRQRGFSLVELMVAITLTLIILTALSALYLNTSTTRNEFANSADQMENGRYVLDTMTRELELAGFFGPTNLSTKALVSSPDVCATDPSALGFSGSPVTMPLGVQGFAPGTIAPCLSNLLASSEILVVRRVSTTPVSAAVTGTPYLQASFCASDTSQMVFGASAAQFTLRTKTCDNTVPSALRQATVRIYYLAGCDQCGGSGDGVPTLKMAELSNGAFQIQSVAVGIQDMHLIYGVDLDSNGSPDCYVADPGSNNAAQCTTVTTYDWSVPLTNWKNVTAIRIGVLARTSRKTNGWTDTRTYDLGRAQAAGPFNDGYKRHIYAQTARLINVAGNRE; this is encoded by the coding sequence ATGACGCGGGCGCATCATGCAGCCGTGCTGCACCTGAGGAGCCGGCAACGCGGTTTCTCGCTGGTCGAGCTGATGGTGGCCATCACGCTCACCCTGATCATCCTGACCGCGCTTTCGGCGCTCTACCTCAATACCAGCACGACGCGCAACGAGTTCGCCAACAGCGCCGACCAGATGGAAAACGGCCGGTACGTGCTCGACACGATGACCCGCGAGCTCGAGCTTGCAGGCTTCTTCGGCCCGACCAACCTCTCCACCAAGGCGCTGGTCTCGAGCCCCGACGTCTGCGCCACCGATCCCAGCGCGCTCGGCTTCTCGGGGTCGCCTGTCACGATGCCGCTTGGCGTGCAGGGCTTCGCGCCTGGCACCATCGCGCCGTGCCTGTCGAATCTGCTGGCAAGTTCCGAGATCCTGGTGGTTCGGCGCGTGTCGACCACGCCGGTCAGCGCCGCGGTAACCGGCACACCGTATCTGCAGGCGTCCTTTTGCGCGAGCGACACGTCGCAGATGGTCTTCGGCGCCAGCGCCGCGCAGTTCACCTTGCGCACCAAGACCTGTGACAACACCGTGCCGTCTGCTCTGCGCCAGGCGACGGTCCGCATCTATTACCTTGCCGGATGCGACCAGTGCGGCGGCAGCGGCGACGGCGTGCCGACGCTGAAAATGGCCGAGCTAAGCAACGGCGCATTCCAGATCCAGTCGGTGGCCGTCGGCATCCAGGACATGCATCTGATCTACGGGGTCGATCTGGATAGCAACGGCTCGCCCGACTGCTATGTGGCGGACCCCGGTAGCAACAATGCCGCGCAATGCACGACAGTGACGACTTACGACTGGAGCGTGCCGCTGACCAACTGGAAGAACGTGACCGCCATCCGGATCGGCGTGCTGGCCCGTACCTCGCGCAAGACGAACGGCTGGACGGACACGCGCACCTATGACCTCGGCCGCGCGCAAGCGGCTGGTCCGTTCAACGACGGCTACAAGCGCCACATCTACGCACAGACGGCCCGCCTGATCAACGTCGCGGGGAACAGGGAATGA
- a CDS encoding pilus assembly PilX family protein, whose protein sequence is MHRTRRRQSGATLLITMIFVVIFLLLVISLVSTGIVNTKVTANQQHNVEAVSAAQQGIEQVISQDFTSAPVATTVPVDVNGDGKADYTAQVATPVCQSSTTITNTQLDVNNPDDVACFVGNGNNNTGIIDATGGSGGNSLCNTTQWDVSATVSDAAATNANATLHQGIAVRVPYGTACP, encoded by the coding sequence ATGCACCGGACACGACGCCGACAATCCGGCGCAACGCTCCTGATCACGATGATCTTCGTCGTGATCTTCCTGCTGCTGGTCATCTCCCTGGTGAGCACCGGCATCGTCAATACCAAGGTGACGGCCAACCAGCAGCACAACGTCGAAGCGGTCAGCGCGGCGCAGCAAGGCATCGAGCAGGTCATCAGCCAGGACTTCACGTCCGCGCCGGTCGCCACCACCGTCCCCGTGGATGTGAATGGCGACGGCAAGGCCGACTACACCGCGCAAGTGGCGACGCCGGTTTGCCAATCGAGCACCACGATCACGAACACGCAGCTCGACGTCAACAATCCCGACGACGTGGCGTGCTTCGTCGGCAACGGTAACAACAACACCGGCATCATTGATGCCACCGGCGGTAGCGGAGGCAACTCGCTCTGCAACACCACGCAATGGGATGTCAGCGCCACCGTGAGCGACGCAGCCGCGACGAACGCCAATGCAACGCTTCATCAGGGCATCGCGGTGCGAGTGCCCTACGGTACCGCCTGTCCCTGA
- a CDS encoding pilus assembly protein, translating into MRKSALHLALAGCLAMAVALPASAEDIDLYTGLQPEAGKPNVLIVLDNASAWNASANFTCSTSGVVSSNNANTDAGAEQCALYNAVNSILKSPTLLGNINLGIMMFGDSKNFGGIMKFPSAAPYKLPLMDTTGVNNLLTYIKTIDRTGDSAGNSQVAGSMQEAWAYYAGKQGLSGITYTSPIDNPCQRNFVIYIANSVNNGKPGDTGQNAIDRLTNQAKASTAQLQQIVLPSATAKYQANWADEWARFNYQTNLSASSTDHQNIVTYSIGVTDGSNPDYLQLAKSMASNGGGKYSEVKLGDPNGLADALMAIFNEVQAVNSVFASVSLPASVNAQGQFLNQVYVGMFRPDATAAPRWLGNLKQYQVGYDTNGNLVLQDAKGASAISNAQTGFISPNSVSFWTAEPPQSYSSAGYGANMSTWPSGGYWQNSPSGTGWQFDSPDGEIVEKGGVAEMMRAQWLGDQTSRRLLTCNGVGTCSTSGGVSALTSFDANNKWFTTTAGLAALNVNATTDTTNKNVIQALPSTEVPNLIAWVRGQDMTPASTSTSSGGSSGNGNGKNNGGSGSGTTTTATTMAGAEAELGPGAPVTVRSSIHADVLHSRPAVVNYGGSIGVVVYYGTNDGVFHAVNGNRSQGIGATRAGGEIWGFIAPEFFGKLNRLYQNTPEIKLSTTPAGITPTPLPRDYFFDGSTTVMQDLRDPNNPHVMIFLTARRGGSLVYALDVTDPTNPQFVWRLSNTDLAEMGQTWSQPKVMRVHGNANPVIVMGAGYDPAEDSDPSPGVNTMGRGLIMVDAYKGNIVWSAQPSCAGVTTPCLAVSGMTRAIPSDVTPLDRNGDGYVERVYVGDVGGNVWRADFETAASNAPTAWTVTKLAALGGGAGTNDARKFFYPPDVVSTNGYDAISLGSGDREHPLYSASTAPGTAYNVVNRLYMLKDTNTTGMSTSWSPITESNLFDATATTYDGSKSGFFITLVNPGEKAVNAPLTVAGYTNVGTNTPSVPVAGACYPNLGTARSYSYNFLTSIGQNTNRYIVLDGGGFPPSSVFGLITVSTGGNSVVTPVLLGGGNQTATGGGDSKSGLGVQKVKPAGLGKRKRVYWYDEIDKK; encoded by the coding sequence ATGCGCAAATCCGCCCTTCATCTCGCGCTCGCCGGCTGCCTCGCGATGGCCGTCGCGCTGCCGGCCTCGGCCGAGGACATCGACCTGTACACGGGTCTCCAGCCGGAGGCTGGCAAGCCCAACGTCCTGATCGTGCTCGACAACGCGTCAGCCTGGAACGCCTCGGCGAATTTCACGTGTTCCACCTCAGGCGTGGTGTCGAGCAATAACGCGAACACCGACGCGGGTGCCGAGCAGTGCGCGCTGTACAACGCCGTCAACTCGATTCTGAAAAGCCCAACGCTGCTCGGCAATATCAACCTCGGCATCATGATGTTCGGCGACAGCAAGAACTTCGGCGGCATCATGAAGTTCCCGTCCGCGGCCCCGTACAAGCTGCCGCTGATGGACACCACCGGCGTCAACAACCTCCTCACGTACATCAAGACGATCGACCGGACTGGCGACAGCGCCGGCAACTCGCAGGTCGCGGGGTCGATGCAGGAAGCCTGGGCCTACTATGCCGGCAAGCAGGGCCTGTCCGGCATCACCTATACGTCGCCGATTGACAACCCATGCCAGCGCAACTTCGTCATCTACATCGCCAACTCGGTCAACAACGGCAAACCCGGTGACACCGGACAGAATGCCATCGACAGGCTGACGAACCAGGCCAAGGCGAGCACCGCGCAACTGCAGCAGATCGTGCTGCCATCGGCCACCGCCAAGTACCAGGCCAACTGGGCTGACGAGTGGGCCCGGTTCAACTACCAGACCAATCTGTCGGCCAGTTCGACCGACCATCAGAACATCGTCACCTATTCGATCGGGGTGACCGACGGCAGCAACCCCGACTACCTGCAACTGGCCAAGAGCATGGCCAGCAACGGTGGGGGCAAGTATTCGGAAGTCAAGCTCGGGGACCCGAACGGGCTGGCCGACGCCCTGATGGCCATCTTCAACGAAGTGCAGGCGGTGAACAGCGTCTTCGCCTCGGTCAGTCTTCCGGCTTCGGTCAATGCGCAGGGCCAGTTCCTGAACCAGGTCTACGTCGGGATGTTCCGCCCCGACGCCACCGCCGCACCGCGCTGGTTGGGGAACCTGAAGCAGTATCAGGTGGGCTATGACACCAACGGCAACCTGGTCCTGCAGGATGCCAAGGGTGCCAGCGCCATCAGCAACGCCCAGACCGGTTTCATCTCGCCCAACTCCGTGAGCTTCTGGACGGCGGAGCCACCCCAGTCCTATTCCAGTGCCGGATACGGTGCCAACATGTCGACCTGGCCGTCTGGTGGCTACTGGCAGAACAGTCCGTCTGGAACTGGCTGGCAGTTCGATTCGCCAGACGGCGAAATCGTGGAAAAGGGCGGCGTGGCGGAAATGATGCGCGCGCAATGGCTGGGCGATCAGACTTCCCGCAGGCTGCTTACCTGCAATGGCGTGGGCACGTGTTCCACGTCGGGTGGCGTTAGCGCCCTGACGAGCTTCGATGCCAACAACAAGTGGTTCACTACCACGGCTGGGCTGGCAGCGCTCAATGTCAACGCCACGACGGATACCACCAACAAGAACGTGATCCAGGCCCTCCCGTCCACCGAGGTGCCTAACCTGATTGCCTGGGTGCGCGGCCAGGACATGACCCCTGCCAGCACCAGTACTAGCTCCGGCGGCAGCAGCGGAAATGGGAATGGCAAGAACAACGGCGGCAGCGGTTCCGGCACTACCACGACGGCAACGACCATGGCAGGCGCGGAAGCGGAACTCGGCCCGGGGGCACCGGTAACCGTCCGCTCGTCGATCCACGCCGACGTGCTCCACTCGCGCCCCGCTGTGGTCAACTATGGCGGCTCCATTGGTGTCGTGGTCTACTACGGCACGAACGACGGCGTCTTCCACGCCGTCAACGGCAACCGCTCACAGGGCATCGGCGCCACACGCGCCGGCGGCGAAATCTGGGGCTTCATCGCGCCCGAGTTCTTCGGCAAGCTCAATCGTCTCTACCAGAACACGCCGGAAATCAAGCTCTCGACCACGCCGGCTGGCATCACGCCGACGCCGCTGCCGCGCGACTACTTCTTCGATGGCAGCACGACGGTCATGCAGGATCTCCGCGATCCGAACAACCCGCACGTCATGATCTTCCTGACCGCACGACGTGGCGGCAGCCTGGTCTACGCACTAGACGTGACCGATCCGACCAACCCGCAGTTTGTCTGGCGGCTCAGCAACACTGACCTCGCCGAGATGGGCCAGACCTGGTCGCAGCCCAAGGTGATGCGCGTGCACGGCAATGCGAACCCCGTCATCGTCATGGGCGCGGGCTACGACCCTGCCGAGGATAGCGACCCGTCCCCGGGCGTCAATACGATGGGGCGCGGCCTGATCATGGTCGACGCCTACAAGGGCAACATCGTCTGGTCCGCGCAGCCGTCCTGTGCTGGCGTCACAACGCCATGCCTGGCCGTATCCGGCATGACCCGCGCGATTCCTTCCGATGTCACGCCGCTCGATCGCAACGGCGATGGCTATGTGGAGCGCGTGTACGTGGGCGATGTAGGCGGCAATGTCTGGCGCGCCGATTTCGAAACCGCAGCCAGCAATGCGCCCACCGCCTGGACGGTCACGAAGCTTGCGGCCCTGGGGGGCGGCGCAGGTACGAACGATGCTCGCAAGTTCTTCTACCCGCCTGATGTCGTCTCGACGAATGGATACGATGCGATCTCGCTTGGCTCCGGCGACCGCGAGCATCCGCTTTACTCGGCGTCCACCGCACCCGGCACCGCATACAACGTGGTCAACCGCCTCTACATGCTGAAGGACACCAACACCACTGGCATGTCGACGTCGTGGAGCCCGATCACGGAAAGCAACCTGTTCGATGCCACGGCCACGACCTACGATGGCAGCAAGTCGGGCTTCTTCATCACGCTGGTCAACCCGGGCGAGAAGGCGGTGAACGCACCGCTGACCGTCGCTGGCTATACGAACGTGGGCACCAACACGCCTTCCGTGCCGGTCGCCGGCGCTTGCTATCCGAACCTTGGCACCGCCCGTAGCTATTCCTACAACTTCCTGACCAGCATCGGCCAGAACACGAACCGCTACATCGTGCTGGATGGCGGCGGCTTCCCGCCTTCCTCGGTGTTTGGCCTGATCACAGTCAGTACTGGCGGCAACTCCGTCGTCACGCCAGTGCTGCTGGGCGGTGGCAACCAGACCGCCACCGGTGGCGGTGACTCGAAGTCCGGCCTCGGCGTACAGAAAGTGAAGCCTGCCGGGCTTGGCAAGCGCAAGCGTGTCTACTGGTACGACGAGATCGACAAGAAGTAG